The Phaseolus vulgaris cultivar G19833 chromosome 10, P. vulgaris v2.0, whole genome shotgun sequence DNA window atTTGGTGGTGTGAATTATTCattctggaaaattagaatgaaaatcttcatggaatctattgacatgggtatttgggatgcagtgGCAAAtagaccttttatacctatgcaggttgtcaaagaagaaacaGTGAAGAAGCCTTGGTCAGAATGGAGAAAAACTGAaaggaagaaggctcaatatgactccctagccaagaacatcatcacctctgcaTTGAATATGGATGAATTCTTTAGAGTGTCCCAATGCaactcagctaaggagatgtgagAAGTACTAGAAGTAACCCATGAGGGCACAGATGATGTGAAACGAGCAAGAAAGCATTCACTCATTCAAGAATATGAACTTTTCAGGATGCAATCAGAAGAGAgcattgcagatgtgcagaaacagtttacacatattgtaaatcatcTCACTGGTCTTGGTaaggtctttgacaaggaagaacTCAATAGAAAGgtgctggcagcctaaggtaacaacaatctctgaatccagagatttatccaagatgtccactgttGCGTTGTTTGGAAAATTGATGGAGCATGTGCTAGAActcaaaagattgaaagaacaagaaactgtggAGAAAAGAGCCAAAGGAATTACTTTGAAGACTACCATGGAACATCATACAAGCGAGGAAGAGGAGaatcctgaacatgatgagaccttGAGTCtactcaccagaaaattcaacAGATTTCTTAAAAGGAAAAACCGGAACAAAACTCAACAAATAAAAAGGTACTCAAAATCCAATGACTCAAACTATTCTagttatacttgctttggttgtggtaaaccaggtcacaTAAAGATTGATTctccaaacaatcaaaacaaagaaaaaccagcaagcaagaagagtgaaagaggcaaaggaaaaagagcatatatctcttgggaag harbors:
- the LOC137817892 gene encoding uncharacterized protein, with product MSEFKMPFAEGASINRPPIFGGVNYSFWKIRMKIFMESIDMGIWDAVANRPFIPMQVVKEETVKKPWSEWRKTERKKAQYDSLAKNIITSALNMDEFFRVSQCNSAKEMMQSEESIADVQKQFTHIVNHLTGLGKVFDKEELNRKVLAA